One genomic region from Marmota flaviventris isolate mMarFla1 chromosome 6, mMarFla1.hap1, whole genome shotgun sequence encodes:
- the Vip gene encoding VIP peptides: MEARSKPQLLLLLALSSVLFSQNSAWPLFGPSSALRLDDRMPLEGANEPDQVSLKADTDILQNALAENDTPYYDVSRNARHADGVFTSDYSRLLGQLSAKKYLESLIGKRVSSTISEDPVPIKRHSDAVFTDNYTRLRKQMAVKKYLNSILNGKRSSEGGSPDFPEELAK, translated from the exons ATGGAAGCCAGAAGCAaaccccagctcctcctgctcctggcgCTCTCCAGTGTGCTCTTCTCACAGAATTCTGCATGGCCTCTCTTCGGACCATCTTCTGCTCTGAG GTTGGATGACAGAATGCCACTGGAAGGAGCAAATGAGCCAGACCAAGTTTCATTAAAAGCAGACACTGACATCTTGCAGAATGCTTTAGCTGAAAATGACACACCCTATTATGATGTATCCAG AAATGCCAGACATGCTGATGGAGTGTTCACCAGTGACTACAGTAGGCTCTTGGGTCAACTTTCTGCCAAAAAATACCTTGAATCCCTTATTGGGAAGCGGGTTAG CAGTACAATCTCAGAAGACCCTGTGCCCATCAAACGCCACTCTGACGCAGTCTTCACCGACAACTACACCCGCCTTAGAAAACAAATGGCTGTAAAGAAATACTTGAACTCAATTCTGAATGGCAAGAGGAG CAGTGAGGGAGGGTCCCCTGACTTTCCTGAAGAGCTAGCAAAGTAA